In the Brettanomyces nanus chromosome 1, complete sequence genome, aaagttcaagGCCATTGTGTTGGTGTCGCCAGGTACTGTGGCTCGTCAACTATATGACAGGATTTTTGAGATAGCCACGAAGGAGCATAATAAGTCTCTTATCAAGTGTAAGAACAAGTTTGTGGTTTCTCATTCTTCTACAGGATATCTTCAGGGGCTTGAAGAGGCGCTGAAGAGTCCTGAGTTGGTAAAAAGATTGTCCGACACGAAATTTCAGCGTAACGTCCTGATATTTGACGAGTTTACAAAGTACCTAAATGAAGATATGGGAAGAGCATGGTATGGAGAACAAGAGGTTGTCAAAGCGTCTAATATTCCGGGTGCTATTAAGGTTCTTCTGATTACGGATAGTTTGTTCAAAAACGATGACATTGGCAGAAGAAAGTATTTTATTCAGTTGACAGATAAAGTGAAAGATGGTGGTGCCGAGGTCTCCGTTTTCTCCTGTTTGCATGACACTGGAGAACAGTTGAACCAACTTACAGGTATTGCAGTAATACTTAATTATCCCATTCCGAACTTggatgaggatgacgaaTAGTTATAATAGATAGAATACACTTATATATACAAGGACACCTATTTTGCGAATCTCTCCCTAAGTTTCTTTGGCTGAATACCAAAGAACCTGTTCAAGTACCACACATCTCCACCTCTGATGAATTGTAACAAGTCTTGAGTTAGACCAAAAAGGATACCCATACGACCTCCCTTTTTGATTATATCCTTAGCCTGCACTTGAGGCATTCTATGCCACCATGCATAGAAAAAACCAGGCACACACACTGCCATCATAGTATTTCCAAAGTCTGTAACTCCACGTGATTTGTCAAGAACCGCTTCTATTCCAAACATAAATCCAACAAATGTTCCAAGACGCATTCCTGTCTTAAAGCCCGTCGCCATGGATTGCTTAAGACAGAAGTACATCTTCCTCCTATGATAGAAAAACCATCCATTATACGTTGTCGGTAATCTATGTGAATTTGATGCCAAATATTTCAACGAGGCAGTCTGCCATCCATGTATTAGTCCACCAACTCCCCCAATTAAGCCTGCAGATCCTCCAAGTAGTGCCACTCTCAACACTGGGGGTAGACCTAGTCTCTCATTGACATTATCAtcctccaattctttcacGTCAGCTCTAAAAGAATCACGTTGCATCCCGTCCGCATCTTCATTAATCCTTCGATCGTTGAGACCTTTAGGATCAAGACTCATTATGATAGTAATAGTAGTTTCCTCTAAAGAAACACAATTGCAAGGCCATAAGTCAGGCCTATGagttttttttcaatcGTATCGTATCGTGACAGTCTTTATGTCGTGATTCGCGTCTTATTGTTCTAACAGacaacatcatcatctcatattttcttcttatcgCTCGCTTTTCCtacctctttctttccaataGTCACATCAATGTCTTCTATTGATGCACTTATCCCGGATTCTGAGCAGACACATCAAACCAACTCCTCCAAATGGTCGCTTTCGTTAATCTCTTCTATAGCGATTGCGTGTTTGAGTTCTATTCAATATGGTTATCATATGGCTGAATTGAATGCTCcggagaagttgattcgTACCTCCTTACAATTGAATGAGTCTCAAATCAGTTTAATTACGTCAATATTTTCCATTGGAGGATTGGTTTCTTCTACTTTGGCAAGTACCCTTAGTGTGGGACATGGATTAAAGGTCAGTTTCATACTCACTTCTGTATTCTATATATTGGGATCGTTTATCGAATCTCAGGCACATAACTACTTCCAGATGCTTTTGGGAAGATTCTTCTCTGGTATTGGTGGTGGGTTGGCTATTGTCTTTGTTCCCTTATATGTCAATGAggtttctcctttgaatcTGAGGGGATTCCTCGGCAGTATGACGCAAGTTAGCGTTAATTTGGGTATCTTATTGACCCAAAGCCTTGCCCTTATATGGTCAATTAATGAGTTATGGAGAAACATTTTGTGGATGGGCGTATTTATTGGCTGTTTAGATCTTCTACTTACGCTTTTACTCCTCGAAGAATCTCCTAAATGGCTCGTTCTTAATAATAACAACGATTCTGAGGGCATCCGAGCCTTGACTAAACTCAGAAATGGTGATATCGTTACTTCCAAGTGGGAAATTGATAGCTGGAAACAGGAGCAGAAACGCCATGTTGAATCTGTTCAGTCTAACCCTCAACTCAAGCAGTTGAATCTCTATACATATCTTACTCAGCCAGACTATAGAAATTCTCGTTTGGTGGCAACATTCTCAGTGTTAGGTCAGCAGTTTGCTGGTATCAACTCCGTGATATTCTATGGAGTTAAAATCCTTGCCGATGTGTTCCCTAATTGGGCAGTGGCCCTCAATTGTTTCATCAGTATTGGAAATACTGTTATAACGTTTGGTGCATCACTTTTCTTGGATAGGGTAGGACGGAAGCCTATGCTATTAACATCCGTCTTCTTTATGGGCATTTCCTTGGTAGGACTAAGTGGCGGTATTATTTTCCATCAATCCATGTTGACTATAATCAGCATTTTCACTTATGTGGGGTCGTTCGCCATTGGTTGTGGCCCTATTCCTTTCCTTCTAGTCAGCGAAGTCTCTCAAGTGGAGGTTAAGGACTTGGCCCAGAGTTGGGCCACGAACTGCAATTGGGTCAGTGTTTTCATAGTGGGTTCGGCCTTTCCTATACTCAACGAGTCTATTGGTGGATATACGTATATTATATTTGCCGCAGTCTGTCTCGCATTTGGCCTATTTATCAAGCAGTTTATTCCGGAGACGAAAGGCAAAGAGACTTACTCCGAGGTTTGGAATTTAAATGCAAGGGAGGATTGATACTATATGAAATATAATTCGAAATGTACTTCTACTCTGCTACTTACAAGTCTTGTAAAAGCTTGGAAACTTGATCCACCCCATCTTCGTTAACTTCTGAgagtctcttcttgacttcttcaactatATTATCGACTGAAACAAGATCCCCTTCATCAGTTAAGCCGGTACCTAGCTTCTTGATCCTAATCTTGCCTTCAGGAAACTCCTCTTTACCTAGTATCACTGCCAATGGACATCCAGATTTCTCGGCAGCATCAAACTGCTTTCTCGGATTAACCTTGGCCTTATAAAGATACTCTGTCTCGATGCCTGCTTCCCACAGCTTTGAAGCAATTTGCATTCTCTCCGGTAGGAAGCCATGCCAGTCTTTACCGCCTCCAAATGCCATTACATAAACCTGAGTAGACACAGGACGGATTTTCTCCACCAATGAAGCTCTCTGTTtgatcaaagagaagattctttCCACACCAAAGGACACACCAACACAAGGAATCGAGGGGGCCTTTTTCCCCTTCGAATTGGTACCCAAGAACATGCCGACCAATTTATCGTATCTTCCACCGGCAGCGATGGATCCAATACCGACGTATTCAGAAGcatcctcctccttctgaTGAGCCTTTGCTTTGGCCTTTTTCTTCGCAGCATCCTTTGGAGGTGCTGACTGTTCAGTGACACATTCATAAATCACACCGGTATAGTAATCGAGACCTCTAGCAAGAGACATATCAAATGAAATGCATGATTCAATGTTGAATGCCTCTAAGTAATCGGCCATGGTTTCAATTTCAGTGATACCAGTATTAGCGGATTCGTTGGCCATTAATTCATCGTCTGCTTTCAAAATCGCCAACAAGTCTCTAACGTGACCATGCAATTTCACATACTCACCAATCTTATCAGCAACGTCTTCGGGCTGGTTTTTCTCTTCACacatttctttcttcaccacctCCCATGGCAATTTGTCCAGTTtatcaacagcagaagaCACCTTACgaacatcttcatccttgaCACCGCAAACCTCAAATATTCCATCCAAGATCTTTCTATGattcaacttgatcttAAACTCATTGATACCCAAGGAGTGTAGACCGTCAGAGACAATCTTTAACATCTCCGCATCTGGAACCATGGAATCATAACTTCCAGCAACATCGAAATCACATTGATAGAACTCTCTCATACGACCTTTAGTCATGGCAGGCTGATCCCGTCTGTACACTTTGGCAATATGGTATCTCTTGATGTTGGTAATACCATTCATGGCCACATATCTGGCAAATGGAACTGTCAAATCATAACGTAAAGACGTCAATTCACCACCTTGATCCTCCAAGTTGTAAATCAACTTTGAGTCTTCTCCATACTTTCCCTCCAAAATCTCTCTCAACTCCAACACAGGAGTATCAATGGTAACACCGCCATGAGAACGGAAGAGGTTTACCAATTTCTCGAAAATTGCCTCTCTGATAACCATATCCTTATCTGCCCAATCTTTAGTTCCCTTGGGCactttcaagttgaagtGATGAGCtttcttgtttttcttGGAGTGATGCTCATGAGTCTGTTCTGATGCACCTGAGGCAGAACTAGTAGCAGTAGCAGTAGCCACTGAAGTTGTTATTGGTACTTGGATTTTGGTGGCTTCGGTCGACATGATCCTTAAACTTCTAATATTTCCCCTGAAAAAGCTACAGAAAGCTTTCATAAATTAGGCTTTATTAACTTCGAAAGGCTTTAAATAGTGTCCATTCTTGGAGAacaaatgaaaaaaatttttatgCTCATAATATCTTCCACTTTTCGAgacatatatatatgtatatatattttttttgaagttaGTTAACTAATGGTACAAAACATGAAGGTGTACGTACACTCATTTAAACTTATCTAAAGCATAATTCTCACCATTTTCCTGGTAATCCTCTCTGCTGACAAACAAGTGATCGAAGTCTCCAACGGAAGAGCTGGTGAGAATGTTAGCACCAACCCAAGTGTCTGAATTCCTGTCGATGACATCTGGTGCCAAGTAAGTACTGATAGAGTACTCTTGAATGTACATTCTCAAGTCCTGTATGACCCTCTGCTCCATCATAGGAATAAAAGATGACTTTCCTGTAAGAACTATGTTATTCAAGAGGTTGACATACATTTCCCCAGTTCCTCCTAAACTCTTCATCGAGGAGAAAATCAAATTTCCGATTCCCTGAGCATCGGGAGGAACTCCAAGGGCCCTTGCATTATCTAAAGCACGCGCATATTCAAACGGTCTGAATATAGGTTCTGCCAATTTGTACTGTTCGGTTCCAATATTCCTTATACTGAATCTGTTTGAAAGCTCATAATCTTTAAATTCCATTGGACCAGAACCATGAGTCATACCCAGCTGGTTTTCTCTCGTTATATCTGTTTGAGTTGGGTCCAGTTTAAGCATGGAGGCACACAATATACACTCTTTGAAATCCTGTAGACTCTTTGTAATCTGATACTTCTGGAATGTCTCCGTCATTGATGTGTCTGCAAATTCCCTTGGAATCAACGCTTTTTCGACAGAATCGGGCGATTTTCCTACCACTAACTTTGATCGGATGAAATTCATAGCAAACATATTGAGGAATTTCCCTCCGTATTTAGAACGAACAATACCTTTACTAAGAACCTTACCGTTGCTAATAGGTGTCACGGCCAccatatcatcatctaTATCAACCACCACCACAGCGGCAGGCTTCGAAAGAGAGTACGCAGTACAAACTTGtcttttcaacaaggaAAAAATAGGCACCTccagttcttcaaatgcaACTTCCAATGCTTTACTCTTACTTTTTTGGGTTGACCACGCGTTTTCCGCAATAACTAGAGGCATCTCCGTCATGTTAGGTAAAAcattcaatttcttgtagATATACCTAAAATAATCCGGCATGGCTTCCCAGTTATATAGTACACCATCGTTGAAAACAGTGAAGACATCATTCTCCGGGTGCAAgtcaatatcatcatcatagaAAAAACTGTTATCATCAGATTTCGAATACGCAGTAGGAACAAGTACCGTGGGAGTATCTCCAATAGATATTCCAGCCTTGATCTCACTTGAGTTGAGATCCACTATAACTGATGGAAAATCGAATTCCATGGTATTGAGAACTTGATGATTCAACAAATCAGGACAAAAGAATACGAGTGAGCGATGTTTTTCTTGAACAGCCTgtttatcttctttctctgttCGTGGAataacttttttttttagttttttttttttttggcttgAAGCTCTACAGAAATTCGAGgagggaaaaaaaaataagatcTCAGAGTCTGTCTCACTCTATTTGGTGATTAGCCTATCTGTTCAATACATCCTACGGAATGCCGACTACGGTTGAAACTAAGAATAAAGATGGAAAAACTGAGGAATCGAGTAAATTAGTGAACAAATCCACGGAAAATTCTGCCGAGAAATCAGATGAAGTGAAAAAAGGAGCTCAATATGATGTtctaaaaaagaaactcaAGGAATCAATAGCGAATCGCAACaatttggaagaagagttgactAAGCTGGAGGAAGATATATTCAACAAGGAAACTCAATATCTTGCTAATGGTGTGATCCACGGCAACATAATCAAGGGCTTTGAAAACTTTTCGAAAACTAgttcgtcttcttcaaccaGAGTAAAGAAAATACAATTTACTGATCAAGATAGGATCTTCTCgctttcttcctcaacgTACGTGACACAACTACGGCGCGCTCAGGTTGCCAACGAGGACTCGGAATTTAATGACAgctttgatgaagaggacGAAGTTTCTTCTGACAAAAGTACcccaagaagaagaagatgatgacaTCCTATCCATGTATATTACTGCTCTGTATTGTATATAATGTAAAAATAAGtataaaaatgaaaaatgacTTGAAGCTGAgcactgaaaattttaGTTCTTATTTTACATCTTTGTTGTTCTTTAGTTACATCAATGCGTTTAACACAGGCTCAAATTGAGCATTTACAAAACAACACAAAGGGTATCAGAAATATATGTATTCTTGCCCATGTTGATCATGGTAAAACATCGCTTTCCGACTCTTTATTGGCATCTAATGGTATTATATCTCAGCGTCTGGCTGGTAAAGTGAGGTACTTGGATTCCCGGCCTGATGAGCAGTTAAGGGGAATTACTATGGAGTCTTCTGCCATTTCGTTGTACTTTAAGACAATTcacaaagaaagaaataaagatgGCAAGGACGATCAGAGTGAAATCAAAGAGTATCTCATAAATTTAATTGATTCGCCTGGCCATGTCGATTTCTCTTCTGAGGTAAGCATCGCTTCTAGACTTTGCGATGGTGCGGTGGTCTTGGTTGATGTTGTCGAAGGTGTCTGCTCACAAACTATTACTGTTCTCAGACAGTGTTGGGTTGATAAGCTTAAGCCTATTCTTGTCCTAAATAAGATCGATAGATTGATCACTGAGCTTCAGATGACTGCATCCGAAGCTTATTATCATCTTTGCAAAGTTATTGAGCAAGTAAACTCTGTTATTGGATCGTTCTACGCTGGCGAAAGAATGCATGATGACTACCTATTCAGAGAAAAAGTTGACAAGGGTGAAGCTGAAGCTACGGAGTTTGTTGAAAAGGACGACACTGATATCTATTTTTCTCCAGAGAAAAATAACGTTATATTTGCTTCGGCTCTGGATGGATGGGGGTTCAATGTTGCACAATTTGCTGTTATAtacgagaagaaattgggaATTCCTAGGGAAAGATTACAGAAGTGCCTTTGGGGTGACTATTATTTTGACCCTAAAACCAAGAAAGTTCTTACACCAAAGGGTTtaaaaggaagaaacttgaagcCAATGTTTGTTACTTTTGTTTTAGATAACATTTGGTTTGTTTATAGTGTGTCTGTTGTCAATAGGGATCAGGAGAAACTGGAGAAGGTGGTCAAGTCGCTCAAGATTAAGATTCCTCTCAGAGAGTTGACCTCCAAAAATTCGAAGCAGCTCATTAACACAATTATGAGCCAATGGATTCCTGTTTCTAATGCGGTTCTCCTCACTGTTGCCGATAAGTTACCGTCTCCTTTGGATTCGCAGAAGCAAAGAATTCAAAGTATTTTGGACTCTACGCCAAGTTCAGGACTTATTGATTCCAATCTCAAGCAGAGTATGATTGAATGCGATACGGGGGGTATCTTATCTTGCTATGTTTCGAAAATGCTTTCAATACCAGAGAAGGATCTTCCTGAGAACCAACGCGAAGCCGTAAGTCAGGATCAGTTGGCTGAGCGTGGTAGACAGGCACGTATTGCTGCTGCCGAAGCTGCGGAGGCTGCAAAAAGGATGGAAGAAGCTGCTAAGGAGAAGTCTGATTTATATTCTCGTGCTAATGATACCACGACTATTACAGATGAGTTCGAGTTTGAAtatgaggaagaggaagaaacagaaaacGCTGAACTAGAGGACAAATCTGAGAAGGATGTGTTGATTGGATTTGCCAGAATTTATAGCGGTACGATAAGTGTTGGCGATGAGGTCTGTGTGCTCAAACCGAGATTCAATCCTTCCAAGCCCACGAAACATATCTCGAAAGCAAAAATAGCCAGTCTTTACTTGTTAATGGGCAAAAACCTAATTCCATTGAAGACGGTTCCTGCCGGAAATATTGTTGCCATAGGGGGATTGGCGGatcatttgttgaagagtGGTACTCTAGTATCCCTAGGAGTGCTTGGTGTCAATTTGGCAGGTATTGATATCACCCCACCACCGATTGTGAAAGTTGCTCTTGAGCCGGACAACCCTGCTCAAATGGACAAGCTCGAAAAGGGTTTAGAGTTACTTAATCAGGCTGATCCTTGTGTGCGAACATACGTTGAAGGTACGGGAGAACATATTTTGGCTACAGCAGGTGAATTACATTTAGAGAGATGTCTGAAGGACTTAAGAGAGAGGTTTGCTGGCATTGAAATAACAGCTTCGGAGCCCGTTATTCCTTATAGGGAAACTATTGTATGTGAAACAGAGATGAACAGTCCTAAGAATCCGGCATTAGGTAGAGGTGTGTTTCAGCTCACTCTCGGTAGGTACAGAGTTACTTTTGCAACACGCCCATTGCCCAAAGAAGCTAtggtttttctttccaacaaCCAGAATACTGTTAGAGAGATGCAGGGCTCATTTGATAAAAGGGAGGAGACTTCcgaagatgaggatgaggagTTTGGCCAATTAGAGTTTCCAGAAGCTAATTCTGTGACTCTGagtaaagaagagtttAAGGAAAAGCTAGGAATAGCTTTAGAGACCGGAAATAAGTCGAAAATCAAGGATGACTTTTTGTGGTCACATTCCTTAGTGGAAAGGATCTCTGCTTTTGGACCGAAACGAATTGGCCCTAATATCTTATTTGATTGTAAAGAGCACCAGATCCGAAGgctttttgaagaatctagTCAAAATTCCGGTTCAGCTAGATTTGAATATGAGTATAGTCTATTTAGCGGGTTCCAGTTGGCTGTCTTTGAAGGTCCATTAGCAGCAGAACCTGTTCAGGGCATTGCAGTTTTCATCAAGTCCATCGAACAAGTGGATGCCGATGAAGTAGTGGAGGTTTCTAACCTTTCTGGAAGACTTATTTCTGCTTCAAAGGATATCATTCACAAAGGTATTTTAGATTGGTCTCCTAGACTTATGCTTGCGATGTATGTTTGTGACATTCAAGCATCTGCAGAAGTCTTGGGTAAAGTTTATGCTGTTGTGCAAAAGAGGAGAGGTTCGAtagtaaaagaagagatgaaagaaGGTACTCCTTTCTTTACCGTGACTGCCAAAATTCCGGTGGTGGAAGCATTTGGCTTTAGTGACGATATTAGAAAACGAACGTCTGGAGCTGCTTCTCCACAATTAATGTTTGCAGGATTTGATGCCATTGATGTGGATCCATTCTGGTCCCCTActacagaggaagaattgaaggaacTAGGCGAAATTTCTGATAAGGAAAACATAGCCAGAAAGTACATGAACGCTGTTAGGACCAGAAAGGGCTTGTTTGTGGATGAGAAGGTTGTGAAAAATGCAGAAAAGCAGAGAAcgttgaagaaggactgATACTGTGCGTACCGTATAGATAGATATAGAGATATAAATGGGAAATGCACGTGATGGCTACTTTGAACGCGCGCATCAAACTTCGTACTGGTGGTTGTTAAACTCTTTGCTTGGGTATTTCCTTTGAGGAATCAAGTCAATCAAGCAATATgggctttttttttacaACCGTGGAAACAAAAGAGCCTCCTAATAGGTCTAAGCGTGAGAAGTGTTGGGAATCTAGAGATATCTACTTTAAATGTCTCGATAGGATCGAAGTGATAGATCCATTAAATCAGCAGAAAAAAAGTCTTATTAAGAAGGAGTGTGGTAATGAAGACAAGcaatttgaaaaggatTGTGTCGCCTCCTGGGTCAAGTACTTCAAGCAGAAGAGACCTTtcgataagaagaaggagagaatgTTAAACGATGCCAAAAACGAAGGAGCGGAAGTTGTCCAATTACCGGGATATagaaagtgaagaataTATGATTGACATGAGCGTTATATCATCATATGCCTCCTGTATATAAAAGCATTTAccctttctttttcgttTTTAAATTCATTCAACGTACAAACTATTCATATTCTATGTCCAACATTCATGTAGAAACTCTTGGTTTCCGTGTACAAATCAATGGCATCTTCACCGAGTTCCTTGCCAATACCACTCATCTTGAAGCCTCCGAATGGTACCCtgatatcttcatcattggATGAATTCAAATAAATAGATCCTGCTTCGAGCTGGTCTGCTATAGTTTGAACTCTTTGGAAGTTCTGCGAAAAGACCATGGCCGCCAAGCCGTAAATGGAGTCGTTGGCCTTCTCTACTGCCTCGTGATCTGTAGAGAACTTGGAGATGGCTACTACTGGACCAAAGATCTCCTCCTGGACTATAGTCATATCCTGTTTACAGTCAATAAAGACGGTAGGAGGAATGAAGTAACCTTTATCAGGCAAGCTATTTAATTGTTCTCTCTCCTCTCCGAGGATCATTTttgctccttcttccttacCCTTCGTGATGTAACGTTTGATTTTATCGTACTGACCCTTGGATATAACTGGCCCCAACGTAGCCTTTTCATCGAATACGTTACCAACGATCCAACTCTTTGTTATTTCCACCTTGAACAAATCAATAAATTTGTCGTATACTGTATCCTGGACTAGAATACGGGAATTTGCAGTACAGTTTTGGCCAGAATTGTACATCATACCAAATGATGCCCATTTTGCAGCTTGTTCTAAATCCGCATCATCAAAGACAAGTAATGGTGATTTACCACCGCACTCTAAAGACACATGCTTCAAATTAGAAGTAGCACTTTTCATTACTTTTTGTCCTGTAGCGGTGGAACCTGTGAATGCAACCTTATCCAAATCTGGATGCTCAGCAATCCTGTTTCCAGCAGAAGCACCGAAGCCACTGACTACATTGAACACTCCGCTAGGAAAGCCAGCTTTTTTCACTAAATCAGCAAACACAAGCAACGACAATGGTGTCAATTCACTGGACTTTATCACTATAGTACAACCACAGGCTAAAGCAGGACAAAATTTCCAGCTTGCCATGGATAATGGATAATTCCATGGAATAATTTGACCCACAACCAATGGATATCTTTTAGTAATTGCGTATCTATCCTTGGCAATTGGAATCATCTTACCGTGTAGTTTGTCAGCAAAACCGGCACAATAAACAAGATAATTGGCAACACTTTCGATATCTCCTTTGGAATTAGTTTCATATGGCTTTCCGGAATCAGCGGCCTCAACACTAGCCAAtaacttcaagttctctCTGACAAGAAAGGATAGCTTGATCATTTTCTGAGCCTTTTCTTCACCGGGAACATCTCGCCAGGTCTTCATAGCCTCTTTAGCAGCGGAAACTGCCTTATCAACATCATgttcatctgcttcataGACGCTCACTATCGGTTCCTCTGTTGAAGGGTTTACAGTCTCGAAGGTCTTTCCAGAACTCGATGCAACCCATTGATTATCAATGAAAAGGCCAATTGGCTGCGAATATCTAACACCGTTTGGTAACGTTAGATCTTTATAAAGCGACAT is a window encoding:
- a CDS encoding uncharacterized protein (EggNog:ENOG41); protein product: MSSIDALIPDSEQTHQTNSSKWSLSLISSIAIACLSSIQYGYHMAELNAPEKLIRTSLQLNESQISLITSIFSIGGLVSSTLASTLSVGHGLKVSFILTSVFYILGSFIESQAHNYFQMLLGRFFSGIGGGLAIVFVPLYVNEVSPLNLRGFLGSMTQVSVNLGILLTQSLALIWSINELWRNILWMGVFIGCLDLLLTLLLLEESPKWLVLNNNNDSEGIRALTKLRNGDIVTSKWEIDSWKQEQKRHVESVQSNPQLKQLNLYTYLTQPDYRNSRLVATFSVLGQQFAGINSVIFYGVKILADVFPNWAVALNCFISIGNTVITFGASLFLDRVGRKPMLLTSVFFMGISLVGLSGGIIFHQSMLTIISIFTYVGSFAIGCGPIPFLLVSEVSQVEVKDLAQSWATNCNWVSVFIVGSAFPILNESIGGYTYIIFAAVCLAFGLFIKQFIPETKGKETYSEVWNLNARED
- the HTS1 gene encoding Cytoplasmic and mitochondrial histidine tRNA synthetase, with the protein product MSTEATKIQVPITTSVATATATSSASGASEQTHEHHSKKNKKAHHFNLKVPKGTKDWADKDMVIREAIFEKLVNLFRSHGGVTIDTPVLELREILEGKYGEDSKLIYNLEDQGGELTSLRYDLTVPFARYVAMNGITNIKRYHIAKVYRRDQPAMTKGRMREFYQCDFDVAGSYDSMVPDAEMLKIVSDGLHSLGINEFKIKLNHRKILDGIFEVCGVKDEDVRKVSSAVDKLDKLPWEVVKKEMCEEKNQPEDVADKIGEYVKLHGHVRDLLAILKADDELMANESANTGITEIETMADYLEAFNIESCISFDMSLARGLDYYTGVIYECVTEQSAPPKDAAKKKAKAKAHQKEEDASEYVGIGSIAAGGRYDKLVGMFLGTNSKGKKAPSIPCVGVSFGVERIFSLIKQRASLVEKIRPVSTQVYVMAFGGGKDWHGFLPERMQIASKLWEAGIETEYLYKAKVNPRKQFDAAEKSGCPLAVILGKEEFPEGKIRIKKLGTGLTDEGDLVSVDNIVEEVKKRLSEVNEDGVDQVSKLLQDL
- a CDS encoding uncharacterized protein (EggNog:ENOG41), whose protein sequence is MSLDPKGLNDRRINEDADGMQRDSFRADVKELEDDNVNERLGLPPVLRVALLGGSAGLIGGVGGLIHGWQTASLKYLASNSHRLPTTYNGWFFYHRRKMYFCLKQSMATGFKTGMRLGTFVGFMFGIEAVLDKSRGVTDFGNTMMAVCVPGFFYAWWHRMPQVQAKDIIKKGGRMGILFGLTQDLLQFIRGGDVWYLNRFFGIQPKKLRERFAK